From Deferrisoma camini S3R1, the proteins below share one genomic window:
- a CDS encoding electron transfer flavoprotein subunit alpha/FixB family protein produces the protein MPPAREDLLVIVTPGEDGLGDTAKGMLTLGRRAAARLGLAWAAAVLADGEDPELPEAALETLADHGVPGVLVIRAGRPLGDFPEARAEALAGAARARAARLVLMAHDSAGASLAPRVAAALGGAVLTECVAVEPGDGGVRVSRRALGDRLAETFLWDRASPLVLTVHQGCLSPVPPAGPPGGRPVVEAVEVPVPDGAFRSRVVERIPPDPRTVDVSEAEVIFCAGKGFDRESFERFRELAGLLNASLGVTRPVYDLGWAGFERMIGQTGKTVAPRLYLGVGISGSMHHVGGIRDARRIVCLNIDPRAPMFAASDEGFVGDLREVIPLLLDRVRARTAGGGAP, from the coding sequence ATGCCCCCGGCCCGCGAGGACCTCCTGGTGATTGTGACCCCCGGGGAGGACGGGCTCGGGGACACGGCCAAGGGGATGCTCACCCTGGGGCGCCGGGCGGCCGCGCGCCTGGGGCTCGCCTGGGCGGCTGCGGTGCTCGCCGACGGCGAGGACCCGGAGCTGCCGGAGGCCGCCCTGGAGACCCTGGCGGACCACGGCGTCCCCGGGGTCCTGGTGATCCGGGCCGGCCGGCCCCTGGGGGACTTCCCCGAGGCCCGGGCCGAGGCCCTGGCCGGGGCGGCCCGGGCCCGGGCCGCTCGGCTCGTGCTGATGGCCCACGACAGCGCGGGGGCCTCCCTGGCCCCGCGGGTGGCCGCGGCCCTGGGCGGGGCCGTCCTCACCGAGTGCGTCGCGGTGGAGCCGGGGGACGGGGGGGTGCGGGTCTCCCGCAGGGCCCTGGGGGACCGGCTGGCCGAGACCTTCCTGTGGGACCGGGCCTCCCCCCTGGTGCTCACGGTGCACCAGGGGTGCCTGAGCCCGGTGCCCCCGGCCGGGCCGCCGGGGGGCCGCCCGGTCGTGGAGGCCGTGGAGGTGCCGGTGCCCGACGGGGCGTTCCGGTCCCGGGTGGTGGAGCGCATCCCCCCGGATCCGCGCACCGTGGACGTGTCGGAGGCCGAGGTCATCTTCTGTGCGGGCAAGGGGTTCGACCGGGAGAGCTTCGAGCGGTTCCGGGAGCTCGCCGGGCTCCTGAACGCGAGCCTCGGGGTGACCCGCCCGGTGTACGACCTGGGGTGGGCCGGGTTCGAGCGCATGATCGGGCAGACCGGGAAGACCGTGGCACCCCGGCTGTACCTGGGGGTGGGCATCTCGGGGTCCATGCACCACGTGGGGGGCATCCGGGACGCCCGGCGGATCGTGTGCCTGAACATCGACCCCCGGGCCCCCATGTTCGCCGCGTCCGACGAGGGGTTCGTGGGGGACCTGCGCGAGGTGATCCCGCTGCTCCTCGACCGGGTCCGGGCCCGGACGGCCGGGGGAGGTGCCCCGTGA
- the mftC gene encoding mycofactocin radical SAM maturase (MftC is a radical SAM/SPASM enzyme that catalyzes the first two steps in biosynthesis of the electron carrier mycofactocin from the terminal Val-Tyr dipeptide of the precursor peptide MftA.), which yields MSNRFVEAGLSAPVNVTWEVTLACNLRCRHCLSAAGPPAPRELTTQEALRLVGELHRMGVFQVNFGGGEPFLRPDFEDILAACHGRGIVTCISTNGTLLDAARVERLARSGMVAVQVSLDGARRRTCDAIRGEGTYDRALEALRLLAASPIPTSINAVLTSANAREIPELHDLAGALGVSLRVSRFRPSGRGAGAWDELRPDPAQLVAFGAWLAARGDVRTGDSFFSLTPQERMGLGLNLCGAAKLTCCVGPEGEVYPCAFLQMPEFRAGSVREEPFAGIWEGSRVFRALRRLRIRSCESCHRFDRCHGGCPAVAYHLGRDLGRGDPECLERCVSAVAAGGPGRAREELGP from the coding sequence GTGAGCAACCGGTTTGTTGAGGCCGGCCTCTCGGCCCCGGTGAACGTGACCTGGGAGGTCACCCTGGCGTGCAACCTGCGGTGCCGCCACTGCCTGTCGGCGGCCGGCCCGCCCGCCCCCCGGGAGCTGACCACCCAAGAGGCGCTGCGCCTCGTCGGGGAGCTCCACCGGATGGGGGTGTTCCAGGTGAACTTCGGGGGGGGCGAGCCGTTCCTGCGGCCCGACTTCGAGGACATCCTGGCCGCGTGCCACGGCCGGGGCATCGTGACCTGTATCTCCACCAACGGCACCCTGCTCGACGCTGCCCGCGTAGAGCGGCTCGCCCGGAGCGGGATGGTGGCGGTCCAGGTGAGCCTGGACGGGGCCCGCCGCCGGACCTGCGACGCCATCCGGGGGGAGGGCACCTACGACCGGGCCCTGGAGGCCCTTCGGCTCCTGGCGGCGAGCCCGATCCCCACCAGCATCAACGCCGTGCTCACCTCGGCCAACGCCCGCGAGATCCCCGAGCTCCACGACCTGGCCGGGGCCCTGGGGGTGTCGCTGCGGGTGAGTCGGTTCCGGCCCTCGGGCCGGGGCGCCGGTGCGTGGGACGAGCTCCGGCCCGACCCGGCCCAGCTGGTGGCGTTCGGCGCGTGGCTCGCCGCCCGGGGCGACGTGCGCACCGGCGACAGCTTCTTCTCCCTCACGCCCCAGGAGCGCATGGGCCTGGGCCTGAACCTGTGCGGGGCGGCCAAGCTCACCTGCTGCGTCGGGCCGGAAGGCGAGGTCTACCCCTGCGCCTTCCTCCAGATGCCCGAGTTCCGGGCCGGGTCGGTGCGGGAGGAGCCCTTCGCCGGGATCTGGGAGGGCTCCCGGGTGTTCCGGGCCCTGCGGCGGCTTCGCATCCGCTCGTGCGAGTCGTGCCACCGGTTCGACCGGTGCCACGGCGGGTGCCCGGCGGTGGCGTACCACTTGGGCCGGGACCTGGGCCGGGGCGACCCGGAGTGCCTGGAGCGGTGCGTCAGCGCTGTGGCCGCCGGCGGGCCCGGCCGGGCCCGCGAGGAGCTGGGACCATGA
- a CDS encoding mycofactocin system FadH/OYE family oxidoreductase 2, with translation MTFKHLFSPLKIGKVEVRNRISFQPHLTNFAVDCLPTERHMHYWGERARGGVGLIITEEMSVHPTDRAYEKLVEVFHPEVIPRFRRITDRVHEFEARIFAQLNHNGQQCDGTISRLPVWAPSPVPDVLFRETPKEMEPEDIEEVARYFGRCAVHVREGGFDGVELQFGHSSLARQFLSPLTNFRTDEFGGSLENRMRAPLMFIEAVRRAVGDDYTVGIRLCADEMIPGGLDLAQVQEIARRFEATGLIDFMDLSIATFYNLYLVEGSMHTPLGYTVPLAAGVRESVKLPVFCTGRINDPVMAEKVLAAGQADMIGMCRALICDPFLPKKAEEGRMEEIRYCVADNQGCIGRMGVNKLLGCIQNPAVGLEARWGEGSLRPAAVKKRVMVVGGGPAGMWAAKMAALRGHRVDLYERGDELGGQVLIAMKGAGRDEFGVIARNEKAQLDRLGVTVHLGVEVTEAMVLEQAPDAVIVATGSVPKAHPVAGADGPAVFNVWQVLQGEAEVGQSVCLIDYDGHHRATSTAEHLADRGVKVHIITSSLFVGAELGPLQDLYLTRQRLLQKGVTFTPDIAVMEVTGEAGDKRVKGFNVYSNEWGEWGPYDSLVLAMGQEVDDRLYKALKGKVKELHRIGDCVAPRKVDMAIWEGHKVGREI, from the coding sequence ATGACCTTCAAGCACCTGTTCTCGCCCCTGAAGATCGGGAAGGTGGAGGTGAGGAACCGCATCTCTTTCCAGCCCCACCTCACCAACTTCGCCGTGGACTGCCTGCCCACCGAGCGCCACATGCACTACTGGGGCGAGCGGGCCCGGGGAGGGGTGGGGCTCATCATCACCGAGGAGATGAGCGTCCACCCCACCGACCGGGCCTACGAGAAGCTCGTGGAGGTGTTCCATCCCGAGGTGATCCCCCGCTTCCGCCGGATCACCGACCGGGTGCACGAGTTCGAGGCCAGGATCTTCGCCCAGCTCAACCACAACGGCCAGCAGTGCGACGGCACGATCTCCAGGCTCCCGGTCTGGGCCCCGAGCCCCGTGCCGGACGTGCTGTTCCGGGAGACTCCCAAGGAGATGGAGCCCGAGGACATCGAGGAGGTGGCCCGGTACTTCGGCCGGTGCGCCGTGCACGTGCGGGAAGGGGGGTTCGACGGGGTGGAGCTCCAGTTCGGCCACTCCAGCCTGGCGCGCCAGTTCCTGAGCCCGCTCACGAATTTTCGCACCGACGAGTTCGGCGGGAGCCTCGAAAATCGCATGCGCGCGCCCCTCATGTTCATCGAGGCTGTGCGCCGGGCCGTGGGGGACGACTACACCGTGGGCATCCGGCTGTGCGCCGACGAGATGATCCCCGGGGGGCTCGACCTCGCCCAGGTCCAGGAGATCGCCCGGAGGTTCGAAGCCACGGGGCTCATCGACTTCATGGACCTGTCCATCGCCACCTTCTACAACCTGTACCTGGTGGAGGGGTCGATGCACACCCCCCTCGGGTACACGGTCCCCCTGGCCGCGGGCGTCCGGGAGAGCGTGAAGCTCCCGGTGTTCTGTACGGGCCGGATCAACGACCCGGTCATGGCCGAGAAGGTGCTGGCCGCCGGCCAGGCCGACATGATCGGCATGTGCCGGGCCCTGATCTGCGACCCGTTCCTCCCGAAGAAGGCCGAGGAGGGGCGCATGGAGGAGATCCGCTACTGCGTGGCCGACAACCAGGGGTGCATCGGCCGGATGGGGGTGAACAAGCTCCTGGGGTGCATCCAGAACCCGGCCGTGGGCCTCGAGGCCCGGTGGGGCGAGGGGAGCCTCCGGCCCGCCGCGGTGAAGAAGCGGGTGATGGTGGTGGGGGGCGGCCCGGCCGGGATGTGGGCGGCCAAGATGGCCGCGCTCCGGGGCCACCGGGTGGACCTGTACGAGCGGGGCGACGAGCTCGGGGGCCAGGTCCTGATCGCCATGAAGGGCGCGGGCCGGGACGAGTTCGGGGTGATCGCCCGCAACGAGAAGGCCCAGCTCGACCGGCTCGGGGTCACCGTGCACCTGGGGGTGGAGGTGACCGAGGCCATGGTGTTGGAGCAGGCCCCCGACGCGGTGATCGTGGCCACCGGGAGCGTGCCCAAGGCCCACCCCGTGGCCGGCGCGGACGGCCCGGCCGTGTTCAACGTGTGGCAGGTGCTCCAGGGGGAGGCCGAGGTGGGCCAGAGCGTGTGTCTCATCGACTACGACGGCCACCACCGGGCCACCTCCACGGCGGAGCACCTGGCGGACCGGGGGGTCAAGGTGCACATCATCACCTCGAGTCTGTTCGTGGGCGCCGAGCTGGGGCCGCTCCAGGACCTGTACCTCACCCGCCAGCGGCTCCTCCAGAAGGGGGTGACCTTCACCCCGGACATCGCGGTGATGGAGGTCACGGGGGAGGCCGGCGACAAGCGGGTCAAGGGCTTCAACGTGTACTCCAACGAGTGGGGAGAGTGGGGGCCCTACGACTCCCTGGTGCTCGCCATGGGCCAGGAGGTGGACGACCGCCTGTACAAGGCCCTCAAGGGCAAGGTGAAGGAGCTCCACCGGATCGGCGACTGCGTGGCCCCCCGCAAGGTGGACATGGCCATCTGGGAGGGCCACAAGGTGGGGAGGGAGATCTGA
- a CDS encoding Mrp/NBP35 family ATP-binding protein, whose protein sequence is MDATRSEFLEMQRRQFTGEKGAIAEALRYVRYKIAVLSGKGGVGKTAATVNLAAALQSAGHRVGVFDADLHGPSTPKMLGIKKEAALNGAFWLDPVVTPSGIKALSVALFWPGDMTPVMWRGQAKSRTIRQLLSAAKWGGLDFLLVDLPPGTGDEPIAILKSIPDLDGVVIVTTPQEVSTLVCSKAINAALSLGAKVLGLIENMSGYTCRCCGDTVHLFGKDKGRMLARMMEVPFLGSIPLDPLFSEAADSGVPIVDLHPDSLTARAFREISETLCRELPPKEVPEAPPEVSRPCPGAGHHHHGPECGHSGHHHHHHG, encoded by the coding sequence ATGGACGCGACGCGTAGCGAGTTCCTGGAAATGCAGAGGCGCCAGTTCACGGGTGAGAAAGGGGCCATCGCCGAGGCGCTCCGGTACGTGCGCTACAAGATCGCTGTTCTGTCGGGCAAGGGGGGGGTGGGCAAGACCGCGGCCACCGTGAACCTCGCTGCCGCGCTCCAGAGCGCTGGGCACCGGGTGGGGGTGTTCGATGCGGACCTCCACGGGCCGAGCACGCCCAAGATGCTGGGGATCAAGAAGGAGGCCGCGCTCAACGGCGCCTTCTGGCTCGATCCCGTGGTCACCCCTTCCGGGATCAAGGCCCTGTCGGTGGCGTTGTTCTGGCCCGGGGACATGACCCCAGTGATGTGGCGGGGCCAGGCCAAGAGCCGGACCATCCGCCAGCTGCTGTCGGCGGCCAAGTGGGGCGGGCTCGACTTCCTCCTGGTCGATCTCCCGCCGGGCACCGGCGACGAGCCCATCGCGATCCTCAAATCCATACCCGACCTGGACGGGGTGGTCATCGTGACCACGCCCCAGGAGGTCTCCACCCTCGTGTGCTCCAAGGCCATCAATGCCGCCCTCTCCCTGGGGGCGAAGGTCCTGGGCCTGATCGAGAACATGAGTGGGTACACGTGCCGGTGCTGCGGCGACACGGTGCACCTGTTCGGCAAGGACAAGGGCCGGATGCTCGCCCGGATGATGGAGGTTCCGTTCCTTGGATCGATCCCGCTGGATCCGCTGTTCTCCGAGGCGGCCGACTCGGGCGTGCCCATCGTGGATCTGCACCCCGACAGCCTCACCGCCCGAGCGTTCCGGGAGATCTCCGAGACCTTGTGCCGGGAGCTGCCTCCCAAGGAGGTTCCAGAGGCCCCGCCGGAGGTGAGCCGGCCGTGCCCCGGCGCGGGTCATCACCACCACGGGCCCGAGTGCGGCCACAGCGGCCATCACCACCATCACCACGGCTAA
- a CDS encoding DUF362 domain-containing protein, translating into MGEVIWVDAQAMGPENSVGQKIRRLVREAGALHGVDAGARVALKINAAEEGYEYGLRPVFLRTVAEAAAEVTGQVPTLCDGLKLVDYWRRMSGSSFMDVVSRGGYSSDTLGGNFVINGGFSGDEGNIYPCGDADTVLGGVEVGAAVCRSDWVWVLAHVTLHPLFGLSGALVNGGFECLVGRERTRVLAGVNPYVFNGVRPDPRALSGLRRRALEGHLGVRQALEGRLFYVNYAWDVTPQPEYFPFSQPPVGPSQGFLASRDPVALDAVTFDVLAESAFPGGRAAVEGAREAVEELLSLAEELGLGSRTHTLRRLS; encoded by the coding sequence ATGGGTGAAGTGATCTGGGTGGACGCTCAGGCCATGGGACCGGAGAACTCCGTGGGCCAGAAGATTCGCCGACTGGTGCGCGAAGCCGGGGCCCTCCACGGGGTCGACGCCGGAGCCCGGGTCGCCCTCAAGATCAACGCGGCGGAGGAGGGATACGAGTATGGCCTGCGGCCGGTGTTCCTCCGCACCGTGGCCGAAGCCGCCGCAGAGGTCACGGGCCAGGTCCCCACCCTGTGCGACGGGCTCAAGCTGGTGGACTACTGGCGCCGGATGTCCGGGAGTTCGTTCATGGACGTGGTGAGCCGAGGGGGCTACTCGTCCGACACCTTGGGGGGGAACTTCGTCATCAACGGGGGGTTCAGCGGCGACGAGGGCAACATCTACCCATGCGGCGACGCCGATACCGTGCTCGGCGGGGTGGAGGTGGGGGCGGCGGTGTGCCGCTCGGACTGGGTGTGGGTTCTGGCCCATGTGACCCTCCACCCGCTGTTCGGGTTGTCAGGCGCCCTGGTCAACGGGGGGTTCGAGTGCCTGGTGGGGCGGGAGCGCACCCGGGTCCTCGCCGGCGTGAACCCGTACGTTTTCAACGGCGTCCGGCCCGACCCCCGGGCCCTCTCGGGGCTTCGGAGGCGGGCATTGGAAGGACACCTGGGTGTGCGCCAGGCACTAGAAGGCAGGTTGTTCTATGTGAACTACGCCTGGGACGTCACCCCACAGCCCGAGTACTTCCCGTTCAGCCAGCCCCCCGTGGGCCCGAGTCAGGGGTTTCTGGCGTCCCGTGACCCGGTGGCGCTGGACGCCGTCACCTTCGACGTGTTGGCAGAGTCTGCTTTTCCCGGGGGGCGGGCGGCGGTGGAGGGCGCGCGGGAAGCCGTGGAGGAGTTGTTGTCCCTGGCAGAGGAGCTGGGCCTGGGCAGCCGGACCCACACCCTGAGGCGTCTCTCCTGA
- the mftB gene encoding mycofactocin biosynthesis chaperone MftB (MftB, a small protein, is a peptide chaperone that assists the radical SAM enzyme MftC in performing two modifications to the C-terminal Val-Tyr dipeptide of the mycofactocin precursor peptide, MftA. MftB's role is analogous to the role of PqqD in the biosynthesis of PQQ, a cofactor that derives entirely from a Tyr and a Glu in the precursor PqqA.) — translation METRCHVLHPSCRVRQEAFGLLFYDMRGPRLLFARTGDLLDAGVIARGLPVEQALRARDPSSRAAAERLILHLVEKGFLREQPVC, via the coding sequence GTGGAGACGAGGTGCCACGTTCTTCACCCCTCCTGCCGGGTGCGGCAGGAGGCCTTCGGGCTCCTGTTCTACGACATGCGGGGCCCCCGGCTCCTGTTCGCCCGCACGGGGGACCTGCTCGACGCGGGCGTCATCGCCCGGGGCCTCCCGGTGGAGCAGGCCCTGCGGGCCCGGGACCCGTCGTCGCGCGCCGCTGCCGAACGGCTGATCCTCCATCTCGTGGAGAAGGGGTTTCTTCGTGAGCAACCGGTTTGTTGA
- the mftA gene encoding variant-type mycofactocin precursor — protein sequence MEEILKTPEPMVVHDETHAEEPEILEEIEVEELAIDGICGVY from the coding sequence ATGGAAGAGATCCTGAAGACCCCGGAACCCATGGTGGTCCACGATGAGACGCACGCCGAGGAGCCCGAGATCCTGGAGGAGATCGAGGTGGAGGAGCTCGCGATCGACGGGATCTGCGGGGTCTACTAG
- a CDS encoding electron transfer flavoprotein subunit beta/FixA family protein — MTVNGLSVVVLLREVLDPRPPVRLAGGGVMVREPGPRRLVNPADLEALEEAMLLAEGRGARVTAVAVGPGRRLEDGLRLALAMGAHRAVRVDGPGLWEGDAVARARVLARVVEILSPSLVLAGARLLDRGDDPAPALAAAGLGLPCCAPVVSARVGDGEATATRKADRGARDVVALPLPCVFLIEGGAREPRYPDLDAVLAALEAPVETWGLPELGLPERAVGEHAALLRPERLVHPRPDPVPVPTPDPDAPAFERIRALLSGGIRARAGRVHEGSAGEVVEGLLRILEEEGLLQGAAP, encoded by the coding sequence ATGACCGTAAACGGCTTGAGCGTCGTGGTGCTCCTCCGGGAGGTTCTGGACCCCCGGCCCCCGGTCCGGCTTGCCGGGGGGGGAGTCATGGTCCGGGAGCCCGGGCCCCGCCGGCTGGTGAACCCGGCGGATCTGGAGGCCCTGGAGGAGGCGATGCTCCTGGCCGAGGGGCGCGGCGCCCGGGTCACGGCAGTGGCAGTGGGGCCCGGCCGGCGCCTGGAGGACGGCCTCAGGCTCGCCCTGGCCATGGGGGCCCACCGGGCCGTCCGGGTGGACGGCCCCGGCCTGTGGGAGGGCGACGCCGTGGCTCGGGCCCGGGTGCTGGCCCGGGTGGTGGAGATCCTGTCCCCCTCCCTGGTCCTGGCCGGGGCGCGGCTCCTGGACCGGGGGGACGACCCGGCCCCGGCCCTTGCCGCGGCCGGTCTGGGGCTGCCGTGCTGCGCGCCGGTGGTCTCGGCCCGGGTGGGGGACGGGGAGGCCACGGCCACCCGCAAGGCCGACCGGGGCGCCCGGGACGTGGTGGCCCTGCCCCTGCCGTGCGTGTTCCTGATCGAGGGCGGGGCCCGGGAGCCCCGGTACCCGGACCTGGACGCGGTGCTGGCGGCCCTGGAGGCCCCGGTGGAGACCTGGGGCCTTCCCGAGCTCGGGCTCCCTGAGCGGGCGGTGGGGGAGCATGCCGCGCTGCTGCGGCCCGAGCGGCTCGTCCACCCCCGGCCGGACCCGGTGCCGGTGCCCACCCCGGACCCGGACGCCCCGGCGTTCGAGCGGATCCGGGCGCTCCTGTCCGGGGGCATCCGGGCCCGGGCGGGCCGGGTGCACGAGGGAAGCGCCGGGGAGGTGGTGGAGGGCCTGCTCCGGATCCTCGAGGAGGAGGGGCTCCTCCAGGGAGCGGCGCCGTGA
- a CDS encoding FAD-dependent oxidoreductase encodes MRRSFEAVVVGAGPAGAAAALGLARSGVDVALLERGAFAGEKNMFGGLLHRMPALETVFPDFWDRAPLERHVVRKSLCFLTGEAGFTVQFETGAFDRPPYNGYTVLRPVYDAWLAEEARRAGATYLTRCTVDDLILEGDAVRGVRVLRDGGEIRAPVVIAADGVLSLTALKAGLRAPRLDPDRMAVGVKALIDLPRPAIEDRFGLVRDQGASMEFVGCTAGVRGGGFLYTNRDSVSVGLVLHIGSLRDSGRTPYDLLNAFLEHPMLAKLLRGGRLLEYSAHVIPEGGYDAMPRLCGDGILVAGDAAGLCYATGLNLEGINLAVHSGLLAAETVAEARQSGDLSARALGHYREKLEGSFVLQDLKLFRRAPRMLHIDRLYEAYPEVICGFMERVYRIDGSPKRRLGKLLVGTAREKVGLRALLADALTAWRSV; translated from the coding sequence GTGAGGAGGTCCTTCGAGGCGGTGGTGGTGGGGGCCGGCCCGGCCGGGGCGGCGGCGGCCCTGGGCCTGGCGCGCTCCGGCGTGGACGTGGCCCTGCTGGAGCGGGGCGCGTTCGCCGGCGAGAAGAACATGTTCGGGGGCCTTCTCCACCGGATGCCGGCCCTGGAGACCGTGTTCCCGGACTTCTGGGACCGGGCGCCCCTGGAGCGCCACGTGGTGCGAAAGAGCCTGTGCTTCCTGACCGGGGAGGCGGGCTTCACGGTCCAGTTCGAGACCGGGGCCTTCGACCGGCCCCCCTACAACGGGTACACCGTGCTCCGGCCGGTGTACGACGCGTGGCTGGCCGAGGAGGCCCGCCGCGCCGGGGCCACCTACCTCACCCGGTGCACGGTGGACGACCTGATCCTGGAGGGGGATGCGGTGCGGGGGGTGCGGGTGCTCCGGGACGGGGGGGAGATCCGCGCGCCCGTGGTGATCGCGGCCGACGGGGTGCTCTCGCTCACGGCCCTCAAGGCGGGGCTCCGGGCCCCCCGGCTCGATCCGGACAGGATGGCCGTGGGCGTCAAGGCCCTGATCGACCTTCCCCGGCCGGCGATCGAGGACCGGTTCGGCCTCGTCCGGGACCAGGGGGCCTCCATGGAGTTCGTGGGGTGCACGGCGGGCGTGCGGGGCGGGGGGTTCCTGTACACCAACCGGGACAGCGTCTCGGTGGGGCTCGTGCTCCACATCGGGAGCCTCCGGGACAGCGGAAGGACCCCCTACGACCTGCTCAACGCCTTCCTGGAGCACCCCATGCTGGCGAAGCTCCTGCGGGGCGGGCGCCTCCTGGAGTACTCGGCCCACGTGATCCCCGAGGGGGGCTACGACGCCATGCCCCGGCTCTGCGGGGACGGCATCCTGGTGGCCGGGGACGCCGCCGGGCTGTGCTACGCCACCGGGCTCAACCTGGAGGGGATCAACCTGGCCGTCCACTCCGGGCTGCTCGCGGCCGAGACCGTGGCGGAGGCCCGGCAGAGCGGGGACCTCTCCGCCCGGGCCCTCGGGCACTACCGGGAGAAGCTCGAGGGGAGCTTCGTGCTCCAGGACCTCAAGCTCTTCCGCCGGGCTCCGAGGATGCTCCACATCGACCGGCTGTACGAGGCCTATCCCGAGGTGATCTGCGGGTTCATGGAGCGGGTGTACCGGATCGACGGCAGCCCCAAGCGCCGGCTCGGGAAGCTCCTCGTCGGGACCGCCCGGGAGAAGGTGGGGCTCCGGGCCCTGCTGGCCGACGCCCTCACCGCGTGGAGGTCGGTATGA
- a CDS encoding mycofactocin-coupled SDR family oxidoreductase, whose translation MKLKDQVAIVTGGARGNGLAIAKALAGEGCHVVAADICRDIETVPYPLATPETLGEAVREIEAYGVRSLGIECDVRSAAAVKAMVERVKEEFGRIDILVNNAGVTSLVPVVDMDEATWDDTLDTHLKGTFLCCHYVVPHMIEAHYGKVVSISSVGGQRGFGMGAHYCAAKHGILGFTKSLAMEVADHNINVNAVCPGTVWTAMMQGLAEYFGMEQDEAKEQFCEGHLFKDREITPEDVAQAVLWLCLPESRCVTGNMITVDSGWTAAAG comes from the coding sequence ATGAAGCTCAAGGATCAGGTCGCCATCGTGACCGGGGGCGCCCGAGGCAACGGGCTGGCCATTGCCAAGGCCCTGGCGGGCGAGGGGTGCCACGTGGTCGCGGCGGACATCTGCCGGGACATCGAGACGGTGCCCTACCCACTGGCCACCCCAGAGACCCTTGGAGAGGCGGTGAGAGAGATCGAGGCCTATGGGGTGAGATCGCTGGGAATCGAGTGTGACGTGCGCTCCGCGGCGGCGGTGAAGGCGATGGTGGAGAGGGTGAAGGAGGAGTTCGGGAGGATCGACATCCTGGTGAACAACGCCGGGGTCACGAGCCTCGTGCCGGTGGTGGACATGGACGAGGCCACCTGGGACGACACCCTGGACACCCACCTCAAAGGCACGTTCCTGTGCTGCCACTACGTGGTGCCCCACATGATCGAGGCCCACTACGGTAAGGTGGTCTCCATCTCCAGCGTGGGGGGGCAGCGGGGCTTCGGCATGGGCGCCCACTACTGTGCTGCCAAACACGGCATCCTGGGGTTCACCAAGAGCCTGGCCATGGAGGTGGCCGACCACAACATCAATGTCAACGCCGTGTGCCCCGGCACCGTGTGGACCGCCATGATGCAGGGCCTGGCCGAGTACTTCGGCATGGAGCAGGACGAGGCCAAGGAGCAGTTCTGCGAGGGTCACCTGTTCAAGGACCGGGAGATCACCCCGGAGGACGTGGCCCAGGCCGTGCTGTGGCTGTGCCTGCCCGAGAGCCGGTGCGTCACCGGGAACATGATCACCGTGGACTCGGGGTGGACCGCGGCAGCCGGCTAG
- a CDS encoding ferredoxin family protein: MRRVNVEDIFDLTGFAVDQEPHIVLDPQICRSCDHRGCVTACPAGCYTWSEEDRQMGFVYDGCLECGTCYIVCDKGAFTRWRYPRGGFGVSYRMT, encoded by the coding sequence ATGAGACGGGTCAACGTGGAGGACATCTTCGACCTCACCGGGTTCGCCGTCGACCAGGAGCCCCACATCGTCCTGGACCCGCAGATCTGCCGGTCGTGCGACCACCGGGGCTGCGTCACGGCCTGCCCGGCCGGGTGCTACACCTGGTCCGAGGAGGACCGGCAGATGGGCTTTGTGTACGACGGCTGCCTGGAGTGCGGCACCTGCTACATCGTGTGCGACAAGGGGGCCTTCACCCGGTGGCGCTACCCCCGGGGCGGCTTCGGGGTGTCGTACCGGATGACGTGA